Within the Dialister hominis genome, the region ATATCCGGTGTGGTGGCATTAGTATTGAGGAGCTGGACCTGCATGCCGTAGGTCTGGTTCATGAGTTCTTCTCTTAGGGTGATCATGGTCCTAATCTGGGAATCGAGACGGGAGTCAAGTTTCCTCATTTCACGGAGAAGGTCGCCCGGTGTGGCAACGGATGCGCTGCCATCGTCAGTTTCCTGTGCGGTCCCGGATGATTGATGGTCGGAGGCGGATACGTCTCTTGCCTTATCCGGTACGGTGGATGCACCGCCCTGGCCTCCCTGGCCGCCATTCTGCACGTTGGCGCCGGCGCCGTTATTATTGGCTTTGATCATGTCCTGAAGCTGGCTGGAGATTTTTTCGATGGCTTTTGTCTTGTCATTCAGGGCTTCCATCTTTTCTTCTGCCATTTTCAACTGGTTTCTATAGAGTGTATTCTCCTGGCGGAGGGACGTCATAGAATACGCGGAATAACCGCCAATGCAGATGCTTGCCGCGAATACGACAGCCGCCGCAATGGCGCCGATTTTCAGTTTTTTGATTTCCTGCCCGGTGAAGCTGAATGAAACTTCGCCGGTTTCTTTATTTTCGGTTTTTTTCATGTTTGCCTGCTGTCTATTGAATGCGTCCTAAGTTTCCTGCCCCCACAGAAAACCGAACGTCCGGTCACTTCCTGATTTCCCGGCGCTTCCCCGCGCCGTCTCTTCCATTCCCCGGATAGCGGACATATGCCCGCGGTCTTTCTGTCTTTCTTAGTTCTTTTTTGCCATATCGATTTTGTGATCATGCGGTGCCGGCTGGCCTGGATTCTGTGCCGGCTGGTTGTAGTCGTCAGCTGGTTCTCTGAAGTCCTGCATGGTCTGCGAAGGAGCTGCTGTGTATTCGGTGTATCCGGACTCGGCGGCTGCTTCGGCTGCCTGCTGGGCCTGCTGTGCCATATCAGGCATCAGCGTATTCAGAGCGAGGTTGATGCTTTCTGCTTCTTCGGCGGAAAGTGCTTCGCGGCACTGGCCGTTCGTGACTTTCTTAGCGTAGATACGGGATGCATCGTGGCCTGCCAGAGAGGAAAGGATGAAGCCGTTGTTCTTCCCGTCAAGGATTGTCAGGGAGAAGGAAAGCTTGTCTCCTGTGTCATCGAAAGCGTCGTAGCGCACAAGGCCTGTCTTCTGGAAAGACTGGAGCTGCATATTCGCAAGGAGTTCTTGCTGGTGCAGCATGTTCTCGGAGGACGCGATCATTTCACGAAGCTCTCTCACTTCTGTGGAAAGCTTCACTTCGATCGAGCCGCCTTCAGCGCTCTTCATGAAATACATGTACTTGCGGTACAGGCGGTTCAGCTTGTTCCTCAGAAGGAAGAACTCGAGGACGAGCACAATCAGGAGGACTGCCAGCACGCCGGCGACCACATACATTACTATTGTCTGGTTTATCATTTACTACTCTTCTCCACTCGTATTTTCGGATTTTTGTTTGAGAATATTCGTTATCATAGCGAATTCATCATCATTTTTGAAGGAAATCATGATGGTTCCGCTGTGGGCTTTTCTGCCTTTCCCTGTCTTGATGGAAACATGGGTGCCCACAGAGAGCGTCAGCGATTCTTCGAGGCTCTTGAGGTAAGCAGAGACCTGCTCATCCTTCTTCGGCTTCACTTTTCCCGGTTTCGTTTCACTGGTGAGCTTTTCGACCTCGCGGGCGGACAGTCCGTCCTTCACGATGCGCCTTGCCAGGCTGATCTGCTCGGCAGGGGTTTTCAGCGAAAGGAGCGGCCTTGCCTGACCGGCTGTCAGTTTCCTTTCGGAAAGCATATCTTTCACTTCGTCTGGAAGGTCCATGAGACGCAGCGTATTGGCTACATGCGAACGGCTCTTGCCCACGCTTTCGGCGAGCTCTTCCTGCGTCAGCTCGTACGATTTCATGATTGTCTCATAGGCCGAGGCTTCTTCCACAGGATTCAGGTCCTCACGCTGGAGGTTTTCGATCAGTGCGGCTTCCGCCATCATCTTGTCGTCATACTGCGTAATGATTGCCGGGATGACAGAGAGCCCTGCCATCTTTGCCGCGCGGAAACGTCTTTCGCCGGCGACCAGCTCATACTCGAATTCGCCGTCCGTATCTTTGTAGCGGACCGTGACCGGCTGGATCAGACCCTTTTCCTTGATGGAATCAGCAAGACCCTTCAGAGCTTCATCGTCGAAATCACGGCGCGGCTGCCAGGGATTCGGATGGATTTTAGCAAGTTCGAGATCGATGACCTTGCCCTTCTCGTCCAGAGTTTCCCCCAGAAGAGAACCCAATCCACGTCCCAGTTTCTGTCTCTTAGTCACGTCTTACTACCTCCCGGCTCAGTTTCTTATATGCCTCAGCCCCCTTGGACTTGGGCGCGTACGTCAGGATCGGTTCGCCGAAGCTCGGCGCCTCGGAAAGCTTTACGGTCCTCGGGATCACCGTCCTGAATACTTTGGATCCGAAATACTTCTTCACTTCCTCAGCCACCTGCAGCGACAGGTTCGTTCTTCCGTCGAACATCGTCAGAAGAATACCGAGGATATGAAGCGATGGATTCAGCTTCCTGGACACCACCTGCACCGTCTTTACCAGCTGGGAAAGACCTTCCAGCGCGTAGAACTCCGCCTGGATCGGGATGATGATGGAATCGGAAGCCACAAGGGCATTCAATGTCAGAAGACCCAGGGAAGGCGGGCAGTCGATCAGGATGTAATCGTAGGAATCCTTGATTGCGGCAAGCTTCTTTCTCAGAAGAAATTCCCTCTCAGGGAGCCCTGCGATCTCGATTTCCGCCCCGGCAAGATCGATAGAAGAAGGAAGCAGCCACAGCTTCTTCACCGCTGTCTTCACAGCGGCCTCCTTCGCATCCGCATCATCCAGCAGCACATCATAGAGATCCTTGCCGAACTTCACGTCCTTGCTGAGCCCGCTGGTGGAATTGCCCTGCGCGTCCTCGTCGATGAGAAGAGTCTTATGTCCTTTGTCGGCCAGTTCCGCCGCCAGATTCACAGCCGTCGTTGTTTTTCCGACCCCGCCCTTCTGGTTGATGATGCTGATGATCTTGCCCATATTTTCCTTCCTTTCACAGATAGTCGCTATTATTATACCATATTTCACTGTCAATATAAGAAATGTTTCACGTGAAACATTTTTGAAAAAATCTGTGAAACTTGCGATGGAATCACATCTTTCCCTATTTCCTGCAAAACATTCCAAAAAACTTTATCCGAATTTATACATAATTTTTGCTTTTCTAATGCATGTTAAATATTGACATTTTCATTCATCTTTGCTACGCTTTATAGAAATAATTCTATTCTTTAATTCATGGAGTCAAAATGGAACAAATTTATTTAGATACCGCAAGAATTCTGAAAGCTATTTCCGATCCGAAACGTCTCAAAATCGTAGACATGTTATCCTGCAAGGAACAGTGCGCCAACAAACTGCAGCAGGCATTCGCCATCACGCAGCCGACACTCTCCCACGATATGAAAGTCCTCGTCGAATCCGGACTCATCATCGACAGAAGAGACGGCAAGAACATTTTCTATTCCCTGAACCCCGCAGCCATGGAAGAACTCTGCGCCATCATGGGAGAAATCTGCCAGAAGAGAATGCACTGCATCTGTGAACACGGAAGACACGAAGAACAGGGCATGATGGAAAACCCGGAAGCAAAGAACGACGTGCGCGAAATCGCTGAATAAAACCACGGTGTTCCGTAATAATTTTTTTATAATACGTATAAACGGATTATTTTAACTAGTAATCTTCTGATTATCCTTCAAAAGTGGTACTATATATAAGTAATGGCAAGCATTTTGCTGTATATTGGTCGTAGAGGTGATAAACATGGCAGAAGTAACTGAAAAAAGCATCATTGTAAATGGCGTAGACAAATGTCTCGTATCCGAACTGAAACGTGTATACGGTTCCGTTGAATACCAGGGCGCAGAATACGTATTCCTCCAGTTCCCGATCGTAGGCGACACCGTAAGAGAATACCGCCCGGACAGCTACACCACCGCTGTAGAACTCGGCGATGAAATTTGCGAAGGACAGACCTTCCACTATCACGTTACACTGACGTACGATGGACACGTCAGAGAAGTCGCTTATCTCGGACTCGACGATTTCGGCAACCCCGACACCGTTGATATCGAATAATCCTCAACAAAAAGAAGGATGTGTGCGAAAGTGCACATCCTTTTTGCGTGGGATGAATGAATTCCATTTCCGAAGAATACTCGCCTTCCCAGACGGGGAAGGTGCCCGAAGGGCGGATAGGGTTGATTACCACGAGCAAAGCGAGGTCGTATGGTTTTCCATAAGGCAAAGCCTTGGTTTAAGGGTGTTTGACCTTACCTCGTAGAGGAAGGTACGGCCGGAGGCCGGTAATGAAGTTAATTACCCACGGACGAAGTCCGGCTTTATGGTGTTTCTTCGAACGAAGTGAGGTTTAAGGGTGTTAACCTTGCTCCGAAAGGAGAAGGTGTCGCCGAAGGCGACGGATGAGATGTAGTTCCTCTCGCGCAGCGAGGTTTTACGGTTTTCCTCAAGGCCTCAGCCTTGGTTTAAGGGTGTCAGAGCTCGCCCCGTAGGGGGAGCTGGCGCGGATGCGCCTGAGGAGGTTCATTTCTGCGAGCGAAGCGAGGTTTTATGGTTTTCAGTTAATGCAAATATATAAACATGTTAGTTAATCCTCTAATCGAATACCCACGCAAAAAAGGCTGTGAAGAAATGATTGCACATTTCGTCACAGCCTTTTATTTATCATTTATTTTCTCAGACCATTTCTATTCCCCATCCACTCTCTTCAGCCTGAGTCCGGGAAGGATCAGGAGAACGCTCACGATGAGACCCGCGAAGAGGGAATCAATCGGAAGATGAAGAACGACGGCGAGGATGGCCGCCACAGTGCTCCCTGCCATGGAGAGCACCGCCCATCCCCTCTTCAAATGCCCAGGGAAGAAGACCGAAAGCGTCAGCGGAAGGAAAATGCCGCCGCCTCTAAGGCCCATGGAGAGGTAATTCCAGAAAAGGACCTGCGTTCCCCTGTTCATCGCCGCAATCACACAAGCCGCTGCCATGACAGAGAGGACAGAAATTTTTGTCAGACGGAGAAGCGCCTTGTCATCCTGGAGATGCAGGATCGGCATCAGGATATCCGTCACAAGCATCGTCCCGATTCCCAAAGACAGCCCGCCGATCGAGCTGATGAGAGACAGCACGATGCCGCCCATCGCAAGACCGCCGACCAAGAAGGACGCATGATTCGTAAAGTACGTAGGAAGCGTCAAAACAGGCACCACATTCGGATCAAAAGCGCTCATGTACATACCGACAGCCACAGACGGAAGCCCGACAGGAATGACAATCAGCGCCGCCGTGATGCAGCCGGCCGCGGCCGTAATCGGCGTATCTGCCGAGAAAATACACTGGATATACGTCTGCGTGCAAAGGACGCCGACAATCATCGAGAACAGATTCGACATCGACACCTCGAACCCGCGTCCGAAAAGATCCAGATGAGACGGAGGAATTGCCACGGACGAAGAAGCCAGCACCTCATATGCTTCGAAACCGCAGACGAAAAGGGAAAGCCAGATGACAGCCATCTTGAGGATGCCCCCGATGGCCGCACTCTTCATCCCGCCAAAAAACGTATACGCCGCGACAAGCGTCATCAGGATGATTGCCGCTGGAAGCTCGCCCACGCCGAAGATCGAGGAAATGATTTCCATCCCGGGCAGGCAGCTCGCCACCGCCGAAAGAAGAATCCCTATCGAAGAAATCACCGAAGACAGACGCTCCGCCCGCCTCCCGTAATGCATCCCCAGAAACTGCGGAATCGTGGAAAGCCCCGTCGAGCGCATTTTCTGTGCATAGAAAATCCCCATCAGGATGAAAGCAATCCCGCTTCCCAGAGTGAACCACCATGCCGAAAGCCCCACACTGTACGCCAGCTGCGCCGTACCCACCGTCGCACCGCCGCCGACCACCGTCCCGGCAATCCCGCCGGCCACCATGGGCACCCCGGCACTCCTTCCGCCGACACTGTATCCCTCAGCCGACCTGACCTTGCGCGACTGAAAAATTCCCACACCGATGACAAAAGCCACCGTCAAAAGCATCACGGCCATCAAAGGCCACGTCATATGCATGGTCATTCCCCCTTAAGAAAATAATTATTCCCATTATAGCAAAAAAAGAGACAGCATTTCTTGAGAAATCTGCAACGCCTAAGGAAAATGGAAATGAAGGAATGAGACAGGTATAATAAAACAAAAGAAAATGCAAAAAGAAAGGAACAACTATGATCAAAGCCGTCATTTTTGATATGGATGGAACCATCCTCGATACCATCACCGACATCACCACCGCCTCCAACAACGCCCTCGAAGCCATGGGCCTTCCCCACCACTTCACCAGAGACGAAGTCAAACTCTGCTTTGGAAGCGGCATCCACGACGACATCGCAAAAATCATCGCTCTTGCCAGAGGCTGCCAGGGTCAGGACCTCATCGACCTCTGCGAAACCATCCCCGCTTCCCGCTATGCCGTCACCGAAGAAGAAATCCAGAAATGCCGCGCCATCTTCTCCGACCTCTATCCAAGAAACCACAGAAAAACCAGCCCCTACGAAGGCATCCCCGAGCTCCTCAAAAAACTGAGAGAAAAAGGAATCAAAACAGCCGTAGCCTCCAACAAAGACGAAGCTCCTGTCAAAAAACTCACGGAAATGTACCTTAAAGGCCTTTTTGACGTCGTCAAAGGAAACAAACCGGATATCCACCGAAAACCCGCTCCAGACATGATCAATGCAATCCTGAGCGATCTTTCCCTCACACCCGAGGATGCCATCTACGTCGGAGACACAGAAGTGGACATAGAAACAGCCAGAAACTCCCACCTCCCCTGCCTCTCCGTCACCTGGGGCTTCCGCCCCGAAACCTTCCTCAGAGCCAGAGGAGGAAAACACTTCGTGAACCATCCCTTGGAAATACTGGATTTCGTGGAAAAAGAATAAAAAAAGGAACCCCGCAGCATAAGCGATGCTGCGGGGTATTTTGATTTGGGAGGATTTGGGAAGAAGGGCCGTAGGCCGATCTTAACCTTGCCCTGGAAGGGAAGGTGTCTCATATACCAGTTGTCGGTAATGGTAATGCTATAAATGGCGCATAAATTAGTGTATGAGACGGATGAGTTGCATTTCCACGGACGAAGTCCGGTTGTGCGGTTTTGTGAGTAACGCTCACAACGAAAAAAGGACTCTCGATGAGCCCTTTTTTCGTATCTTCGTATCTTTTCTCTTTTATCAATTTCCAAATCTTACTTATGTTCAAAGATATCGACTCTTCTGTCGCCTTCGTTCTTGCCTGTGGAGCCTTCGGAGCCTTTGACCATTTCTACGAGTTTGGAAGCGTCAACGCCTTTGGAGACGGCATAGTCTCTGACAGCTTTGATGCGTCTGGATGCGAGGTTTTCGTTGTAGTCAGCGGAGCCTGTGGCATCGGTGCGGCCTACGAGTTTGAAGACGTGGCCTGTTTCCTTGGCTTCTTTGACGAATGCATCGAGGTTGATTTTCTGTGCCGGGATGATGTCGGAGGAGTCTTCGTTGAAGAGGACGCTATTGAAATAGTAGTCGTTTTCCGGTGCTGCGACTGGTGTATCAGCCGGGACCTGGACGGTCGTTTCTGCGCCGGCATTGTTTGTAGTGGTGACTACGGCTGCCGGGGTTTCGGATTTCTGGACAGTGGATACTGTGGATACTCTTTCTTCCTGGTTGGCTCTTGCATAAGCGGAGTCGTCGATCATGCCATTTGTTCCGGTGCCATATTCATTGGAGCCGCCGAAGCGGTAGGATACGCCTGCCATGAAGCCTTTATAGGAGACGTTGTTGTCGTCATTTCCTTTGGTATTCAGGTAATGGTAGCCTGCGTTCAGGTCAAGGTCTTCATCGATAGCGAGGTCGACGCCTGCTTCCCACATGGTGGTCTGCTCGGTGCCGAGGGCGCCTTTGGCATAGACGTCAAGGCCGTCGGTCAGCGGATGACGGGCAATGAGGCCTAACTGGGCTACGTTGTTTGTACGGTCGGAAGAGCCGAATACGCGGTCCGGGAAGTCGGACATATGGATGCGGTTCCAGCCGCCGAAGGCTGCCACTTCCGGATTGATGGAGTAGAGAGCATTCAGTTCGTTCATATTTCCGCCGGTGTGGTCGGTGGAAAGGCCGGTGTACTGGTACTGAGCAGCCCATTTGTCATTGATGCCGTATGTCAGGCCGCCGGTGAAGTTCCATTCGCCGTCGGATTTATAGCCATTGGATTTCGCGGATGCGTCCCACATGCCTACGTTGATTTCAGTCTGTCCCTTCTGGTACGTCGTCAGAGGAGATGCGTATGCTGCGCTGGAAACTGCTGCCAGTGCGATCATAGCCGCAATAATTTTCTTCATAAGTTTCACCTCTCGCAATCAATCATTTCAATAATTTCAAAGTTTCTATTCCTAGTATCTATTCCATTATACCATAATGAAAAGAAGCGGTTAAGGACGTGATTCTTCCTATCCTCCTTCCGCTTCTTTTTTATGGCCTGCCTTAATTTGTACCTGCAGTAAAATGGGCGTTTCTGCTTCCTTCTTATCAAGGAAATTAGAAATACGCTGCTATTTTATGCGTTTCTTTTATTACTTGTCAGAGGGGAGCATCATGTCCTGCATTTCCTCGATCATGCCGACGGAGCCGCTTTCGATCAGCTTCCTGAATTCTTCGAGCTGATCCTTGATTTCCTTCGACATTTCAGGGAACTTCGGCGCGATGTCCTTCAGTGCCTTGATGACGATCTGGGCGACGACGTAGCGAGTGTACCATTTCTGGTCAGCCGGGACGATGTACCATGGCGCCTCTTTCAGGGAGGTTTCGGAAATCATTTCGCTGTACAGTTCCTGGTAACGGTCCCAGTAGCGGCGTTCGTTGATATCTGCCATGGAAAATTTCCAGTTCTTCTGCTTGTTGAGGATTCGTTCGGCCAGGCGGTCGCGCTGTTCATCCTTCGATACGTGCAGGAAAATCTTGACGATTGGGAAGCCGTTTTCATTCAGGTACGTTTCCCAGTCGCGGATCTGACGGTAGCGTATATCCCAGATATCCTTGCTGATGAGGTTCTTCGGCATCTTGCCCTGCTCGATCAGATTATGGACGCGGGAAACGATGACGTCTTCATAGTGGGAACGGTTGAATACGCCGATATCCCCGCGGCGTGGAAGGGCTTTGTTAATGCGCCACATGTAATCGTGGTCCTTTTCCTCTTCGGTCGGCTGCTTGAAGGAAACGACGTGGACCCCGTTCGGATCGAGATGAGAGAATACGTGCTTGATTGTGCTGTCCTTGCCGGCAGCGTCCATCGCCTGCAGGACGATGATGAGCCCGTAAGTGCTCTGCGCGAAAAGCTTCGCCTGCAACAGGCTGATTTCATCAAGTGCCTGCGGGAATGCATAGTTCTTCACGGCACTCTTGTCCACATCCTGATCGCAGTACGTGGCGAACTTCTTAAGGTTGATCGTATCGCCTTCCTTGACGCGGTATCTATCGATGTCAATTTTTATTTTCGCATCCTTGTAGTCTTTTACGCCTTTGATTTCTTTGACATCATTTACTTCGGTCTTTCCTTTTGTCTCGTTCTCCATGACAGGTTTCCCCTTTATATTTTATTTTGTTGTTTTAGTTTTCCTTGTTTTCCTTCGATGCCTTCTCGGAAAGCGTCGTCTGGATTTCTGCCAGTTCCTTCACGTCCACCTGGGCGATGAGCTT harbors:
- a CDS encoding OmpA family protein, with the translated sequence MKKIIAAMIALAAVSSAAYASPLTTYQKGQTEINVGMWDASAKSNGYKSDGEWNFTGGLTYGINDKWAAQYQYTGLSTDHTGGNMNELNALYSINPEVAAFGGWNRIHMSDFPDRVFGSSDRTNNVAQLGLIARHPLTDGLDVYAKGALGTEQTTMWEAGVDLAIDEDLDLNAGYHYLNTKGNDDNNVSYKGFMAGVSYRFGGSNEYGTGTNGMIDDSAYARANQEERVSTVSTVQKSETPAAVVTTTNNAGAETTVQVPADTPVAAPENDYYFNSVLFNEDSSDIIPAQKINLDAFVKEAKETGHVFKLVGRTDATGSADYNENLASRRIKAVRDYAVSKGVDASKLVEMVKGSEGSTGKNEGDRRVDIFEHK
- a CDS encoding DUF4446 family protein — its product is MINQTIVMYVVAGVLAVLLIVLVLEFFLLRNKLNRLYRKYMYFMKSAEGGSIEVKLSTEVRELREMIASSENMLHQQELLANMQLQSFQKTGLVRYDAFDDTGDKLSFSLTILDGKNNGFILSSLAGHDASRIYAKKVTNGQCREALSAEEAESINLALNTLMPDMAQQAQQAAEAAAESGYTEYTAAPSQTMQDFREPADDYNQPAQNPGQPAPHDHKIDMAKKN
- a CDS encoding PPK2 family polyphosphate kinase; this encodes MENETKGKTEVNDVKEIKGVKDYKDAKIKIDIDRYRVKEGDTINLKKFATYCDQDVDKSAVKNYAFPQALDEISLLQAKLFAQSTYGLIIVLQAMDAAGKDSTIKHVFSHLDPNGVHVVSFKQPTEEEKDHDYMWRINKALPRRGDIGVFNRSHYEDVIVSRVHNLIEQGKMPKNLISKDIWDIRYRQIRDWETYLNENGFPIVKIFLHVSKDEQRDRLAERILNKQKNWKFSMADINERRYWDRYQELYSEMISETSLKEAPWYIVPADQKWYTRYVVAQIVIKALKDIAPKFPEMSKEIKDQLEEFRKLIESGSVGMIEEMQDMMLPSDK
- a CDS encoding sodium:solute symporter family protein translates to MHMTWPLMAVMLLTVAFVIGVGIFQSRKVRSAEGYSVGGRSAGVPMVAGGIAGTVVGGGATVGTAQLAYSVGLSAWWFTLGSGIAFILMGIFYAQKMRSTGLSTIPQFLGMHYGRRAERLSSVISSIGILLSAVASCLPGMEIISSIFGVGELPAAIILMTLVAAYTFFGGMKSAAIGGILKMAVIWLSLFVCGFEAYEVLASSSVAIPPSHLDLFGRGFEVSMSNLFSMIVGVLCTQTYIQCIFSADTPITAAAGCITAALIVIPVGLPSVAVGMYMSAFDPNVVPVLTLPTYFTNHASFLVGGLAMGGIVLSLISSIGGLSLGIGTMLVTDILMPILHLQDDKALLRLTKISVLSVMAAACVIAAMNRGTQVLFWNYLSMGLRGGGIFLPLTLSVFFPGHLKRGWAVLSMAGSTVAAILAVVLHLPIDSLFAGLIVSVLLILPGLRLKRVDGE
- a CDS encoding ParA family protein, with amino-acid sequence MGKIISIINQKGGVGKTTTAVNLAAELADKGHKTLLIDEDAQGNSTSGLSKDVKFGKDLYDVLLDDADAKEAAVKTAVKKLWLLPSSIDLAGAEIEIAGLPEREFLLRKKLAAIKDSYDYILIDCPPSLGLLTLNALVASDSIIIPIQAEFYALEGLSQLVKTVQVVSRKLNPSLHILGILLTMFDGRTNLSLQVAEEVKKYFGSKVFRTVIPRTVKLSEAPSFGEPILTYAPKSKGAEAYKKLSREVVRRD
- a CDS encoding glycyl-tRNA synthetase, translated to MAEVTEKSIIVNGVDKCLVSELKRVYGSVEYQGAEYVFLQFPIVGDTVREYRPDSYTTAVELGDEICEGQTFHYHVTLTYDGHVREVAYLGLDDFGNPDTVDIE
- a CDS encoding M23 family metallopeptidase, which produces MKKTENKETGEVSFSFTGQEIKKLKIGAIAAAVVFAASICIGGYSAYSMTSLRQENTLYRNQLKMAEEKMEALNDKTKAIEKISSQLQDMIKANNNGAGANVQNGGQGGQGGASTVPDKARDVSASDHQSSGTAQETDDGSASVATPGDLLREMRKLDSRLDSQIRTMITLREELMNQTYGMQVQLLNTNATTPDIWPVKGEISSYFGYRSSPGGGIGSTYHEGIDIAGDYGLPIEATASGTVTQAGWVGGYGNLVEIKHPGGLVTRYGHNSGILVTVGQHVDQGSVIAIMGSTGNSTGPHCHYEVRVNGTAVDPLYFLPGNYAGNKQ
- a CDS encoding HAD family hydrolase; its protein translation is MIKAVIFDMDGTILDTITDITTASNNALEAMGLPHHFTRDEVKLCFGSGIHDDIAKIIALARGCQGQDLIDLCETIPASRYAVTEEEIQKCRAIFSDLYPRNHRKTSPYEGIPELLKKLREKGIKTAVASNKDEAPVKKLTEMYLKGLFDVVKGNKPDIHRKPAPDMINAILSDLSLTPEDAIYVGDTEVDIETARNSHLPCLSVTWGFRPETFLRARGGKHFVNHPLEILDFVEKE
- a CDS encoding ArsR/SmtB family transcription factor, which translates into the protein MEQIYLDTARILKAISDPKRLKIVDMLSCKEQCANKLQQAFAITQPTLSHDMKVLVESGLIIDRRDGKNIFYSLNPAAMEELCAIMGEICQKRMHCICEHGRHEEQGMMENPEAKNDVREIAE
- a CDS encoding ParB/RepB/Spo0J family partition protein, with amino-acid sequence MTKRQKLGRGLGSLLGETLDEKGKVIDLELAKIHPNPWQPRRDFDDEALKGLADSIKEKGLIQPVTVRYKDTDGEFEYELVAGERRFRAAKMAGLSVIPAIITQYDDKMMAEAALIENLQREDLNPVEEASAYETIMKSYELTQEELAESVGKSRSHVANTLRLMDLPDEVKDMLSERKLTAGQARPLLSLKTPAEQISLARRIVKDGLSAREVEKLTSETKPGKVKPKKDEQVSAYLKSLEESLTLSVGTHVSIKTGKGRKAHSGTIMISFKNDDEFAMITNILKQKSENTSGEE